The Pogona vitticeps strain Pit_001003342236 chromosome 3, PviZW2.1, whole genome shotgun sequence genome includes a window with the following:
- the MAP3K13 gene encoding mitogen-activated protein kinase kinase kinase 13 yields the protein MHMHTHNTMISSQDPLSWSSSTTVISKSLTEDKEFSGKHGEHAATSLHSSPEIIEDVRDKGLIHSNASESMNSPVATTALTSVSEDSRDQFENSVLQLKEQNELETTVNQANKDNIGGETNAGTDDIKIQFNRSGSGNGGFLEGLFGCLKPVWNIIGKAYSTDYKLQQQDTWEVPFEEISELQWLGSGAQGAVFLGKFRTEEVAIKKVREQSETDIKHLRKLKHPNIIAFKGVCTQAPCYCIIMEYCAQGQLYEVLRAGRKVTPRLLVDWSTGIASGMNYLHLHKIIHRDLKSPNVLVTHNDVVKISDFGTSKELSDKSTKMSFAGTVAWMAPEVIRNEPVSEKVDIWSFGVVLWELLTGEIPYKDVDSSAIIWGVGSNSLHLPVPSTCPDGFKILMKQTWQSKPRNRPSFRQTLMHLDIASADVLGTPQETYFKSQAEWREEVKKHFEKIKSEGTCIHRLDEELIRRRREELRHALDIREHYERKLERANNLYMELSAIMLQLEVREKELIKREQAVEKKYPGTYKRHPVRPIIHANAVEKLMKRRGVCHKPGGQAKRPDLLKSDGIANTEVAPGGSPLSGSPKMSALGSRGRYRSKPRHRRGNSKGSYNDFTGILKNQPAQDDLTQPGHQHQPQPHGHHPRLNLHGQDIANCANNLRYFGPAAALRSPLSNHAQRKMSGSSPDLISAAVEADSRRNQEEEEDEEEEHREGKASHWECCKKGTYSLCPECRMGTNSGNLEQSLKPGLELPEAPSYDPLYANMQFPGRSEEGEFSSHRSESSHGSSHHASTPGLLCKTRPIPKSGDDSSEEEEGEVDSEVEFPRRQRPHRCISSCQSYSTFSSENLSVSDGEEGNTSDHSNSPDEHVKRREEQLVDKMDDLLSQTPEIPIEISTQSDGLSDKESAVRRVKTQMSLGKLCSEEHGYENHGELGESGGDSSDGECSDATVRTNKACSSATL from the exons ATGCACATGCACACCCACAATACAATGATCAGTTCTCAGGACCCTCTGAGCTGGTCTTCCTCTACAACCGTTATCAGCAAGTCCCTCACTGAAGACAAGGAATTCAGTGGGAAGCACGGAGAACATGCAGCCACTAGTCTCCATTCTTCACCTGAGATCATAGAGGATGTACGAGACAAGGGCTTAATTCATAGCAATGCATCAGAGAGCATGAATAGTCCAGTTGCAACAACAGCATTGACCAGTGTTAGTGAAGATTCCAGGGACCAGTTTGAAAATAGTGTGCTgcaattaaaagaacaaaatgaatTGGAAACAACTGTTAATCAGGCCAACAAGGATAATATAGGTGGAGAGACCAACGCTGGAACAGATGATATCAAGATCCAGTTCAACAGATCTGGCAGTGGCAATGGTGGATTTCTTGAAggactctttggctgtttgaAGCCAGTATGGAATATTATAGGGAAAGCCTATTCCACTGACTACAAGCTGCAGCAACAAG ATACATGGGAAGTTCCTTTTGAGGAGATTTCTGAACTGCAGTGGCTGGGCAGTGGAGCACAGGGAGCTGTTTTCTTAGGCAAATTCCGAACAGAGGAGGTGGCCATCAAGAAAGTGAGAGAACAAAGTGAAACGGATATTAAACATCTAAGGAAGCTGAAGCATCCTAACATCATTGCTTTCAA ggGTGTTTGCACTCAGGCACCATGCTACTGTATTATAATGGAGTACTGTGCACAGGGACAGCTGTATGAAGTGTTGCGGGCAGGTAGGAAGGTCACACCTCGCCTACTTGTGGACTGGTCTACTGGGATTGCTAGTGGAATGAACTATTTACATCTTCATAAAATCATCCACAGAGATCTCAAGTCACCCAA TGTATTAGTTACTCACAATGATGTTGTAAAAATTTCCGATTTTGGTACTTCTAAAGAACTCAGCGATAAGAGTACAAAAATGTCCTTTGCAGGAACTGTAGCCTGGATGGCTCCAGAAGTTATTCGCAATGAGCCTGTCTCTGAAAAAGTGGATATATG GTCATTTGGAGTAGTTTTGTGGGAACTTCTCACTGGTGAAATTCCTTATAAGGACGTAGACTCCTCAGCCATTATCTGGGGTGTAGGCAGTAATAGCTTGCACCTTCCTGTGCCCTCCACTTGTCCTGATGGATTCAAGATCCTTATGAAACAGACATG GCAGAGCAAACCACGGAATAGACCCTCATTCCGACAGACACTTATGCATCTTGACATTGCATCTGCTGATGTGTTGGGTACGCCTCAAGAGACTTACTTCAAGTCTCAG GCTGAATGGAGAGAAGAAGTAAAAAAACACTTTGAGAAGATTAAAAGCGAAGGAACTTGTATACACCGGTTAGATGAAGAACTTATCCGTCGTAGAAGAGAAGAACTCAG GCATGCCTTGGACATTCGTGAACATTATGAGAGAAAGCTGGAGAGAGCAAATAATCTGTATATGGAGCTCAGTGCCATCATGCTACAGTTGGAGGTTCGAGAAAAGGAGCTCATTAA GCGGGAACAAGCAGTGGAAAAGAAATACCCTGGGACTTACAAACGTCACCCAGTCCGGCCAATAATCCATGCCAATGCAGTGGAAAAATTGATGAAGAGAAGAGGCGTCTGTCACAAGCCTGGAGGCCAGGCTAAACg ACCTGACTTGCTGAAATCAGATGGCATAGCCAACACAGAAGTGGCTCCCGGTGGCTCTCCCCTCTCAGGGAGTCCCAAGATGTCAGCACTTGGTAGCAGAGGACGTTACCGCAGCAAACCACGTCATCGACGAGGAAACAGCAAAGGCAGCTACAATGATTTTACAGGAATTTTGAAAAACCAGCCAGCACAGGATGACTTAACCCAGCCAGGTCATCAGCATCAGCCCCAACCTCATGGGCATCATCCTCGGTTGAACCTACATGGGCAGGATATAGCCAACTGTGCAAACAACCTACGATATTTTGGCCCTGCGGCAGCCTTGCGTAGTCCTCTTAGTAATCATGCGCAACGGAAGATGTCTGGCTCTAGTCCTGACCTTATCTCTGCAGCTGTGGAAGCTGATTCACGGAGGaatcaggaggaagaggaggacgaggaggaggagcatAGGGAGGGCAAGGCCAGTCATTGGGAGTGTTGTAAAAAAGGTACATACAGCCTCTGCCCAGAGTGCAGAATGGGGACAAACAGTGGAAACCTAGAACAGTCACTTAAGCCAGGGTTGGAGCTGCCTGAAGCACCGTCGTATGATCCACTGTATGCAAATATGCAGTTTCCTGGAAGAAGCGAGGAAGGTGAATTTAGCAGCCACAGGTCAGAGTCCTCTCATGGCTCCTCTCATCATGCGAGTACCCCAGGACTCCTGTGTAAAACACGACCCATTCCAAAG AGTGGTGATGActcttcagaagaagaagaaggagaagttgATAGTGAAGTGGAATTCCCACGGAGACAGAG GCCACATCGCTGTATCAGTAGCTGCCAATCCTACTCAACCTTCAGCTCTGAGAATCTCTCTGTGTCTGATGGAGAAGAGGGCAATACCAGTGACCATTCCAACAGCCCAGATGAGCATGTCAAAAGGCGAGAAGAGCAGCTGGTTGACAAGATGGATGATCTTTTGTCCCAGACCCCAGAAATCCCCATAGAGATATCTACACAATCTGATGGTCTTTCAGACAAGGAGAGCGCTGTACGCAGGGTTAAAACACAGATGTCACTTGGCAAGTTGTGTTCAGAAGAGCATGGCTATGAG AATCATGGAGAACTTGGAGAATCAGGTGGCGACTCTTCAGATGGAGAATGCTCTGATGCAACTGTGAGGACCAATAAGGCCTGCAGTTCTGCAACCTTGTAA